GCCGCCAGAAATTACACATTGACGGCCTCTGGACTGGGCTTTGTTGCTGGATTGGCATGTGGTGCGGCGGCATCGCCATCCGCTACTGGTGCCGCAGTTGCCGCAGGTGCTTGTAGTGGTGCTGTTTATGGTTATGTAACAGCCAAATACGAAGGAAAACATCCTCGGGATATAGCTATTCGTACCTTTAGTTATGGAGTTATCGGGGCTATTGCGGGAGGTATAGCCTATGAAGTTTTAGGGCCAGCTGGTAATTTTGGGGAATGGGGCGGGCATTTACCCGGCACATATAATCGGGAGTTGATGAATGCGTACTTTATCCGAGCTGGGCTTGGTCTTTCATTTTCAGTAATATTAGAAGAGATTTTTCGTCCTCTGGTTGAAGACCCTTCATATTGGCATGAGAGGTTGTAACCATGATTTCCTTTAGAATGTTATGGCTAATTAGCATCTGTATCATGTCAGTAGCCTGCTCTGCAACAGGAACACTTTACAATGATGATTTATCATTATCAGATAAATATATCATAATTTACAGACCGGATCATTTTTGCGGAATATTGGGCACTCCCGATGTAATTATTAATGATCATTTGATTTTAAAAATTAAAAACAATGGGTATACAAAAGTGGTTGCAGATCCAGGCGAATATACCATTGAGATAAAATTTTCTGGTATTCCAGGAGCTAACGTTTATAAGTTGATCCAAGTTCAAAAAGAATACAGATACTATTTAAAATACAAGATAGGATGTTCCATCTATGGCATCATAAATTTTCCGACAACACTTCAAATCATGAAATATGAAAATGCACTTTCTGAACTTGCCCATACACACTTTCAACCGCCATTAATAGAACATGTGGAACCTGTTGAATCAACGCAATAAAAACAGGACTCTCAGGGTTCCACCATCCAGGTGACAGACGAAGATAACGATCAGGTGGAAGGTTTTCTGTATTACCCGCATGGAGAAATGATGACCAATGGACAGGAAATGAACAATCAGGTCAACCATCTGTTTGCGGGACATGAATATGATCAGGAAACCGGCCTGTATTACATGAAAGCCAGGTTTTATGATCCGAAAACCGCCCGATTCCTGACTCCGGACACCATCATTCCCGATCCCTACCGTCCTTCGGCGTATCATCGCTACGCCTGGGTGGAAAACGATTTTCTCAACGCCACCGATCCCACCGGTCATTTCAAGGTGCCCTCCGTCAGTGTCAATTTCGACAAACCCGACTGGGTGAAGGACTTACAGCATGGTGCGGATCAGACTCTGCAACAGACCTTCAGTGCTTTCGGTCAGGGCGTCAATCATGGGTTGAATAATCTGGCCTATGGGGTCAACACCTTCGCTCACACCGCCGGCACGGGAGTCGGGAACCTGGCCCAATCTGTCGGCATTCCGGCCAATCCGGTTGATGGACTCAATTCTCTCAGAAATCATGTCGTTGATGCTTTTCATGGCGGAATGCATGGGGTTCATGTCAGTGTGATTGGTTTGCACCGTAATTTTGAGCAGGTCGGCATGTGGGGAACTAGAAATCAACATGAAACTGCTACTATTGCTGGGCTAGGAGCAGGAGCCGTTTGTGCCAGTACAGGGGTTGGTTTAGCGGTTGCTGGTGCTTGTGCTGGATCAACATATGGTTTTGTTTCAGCTATGTATGAAAATAAAGGAACTGAAGAAATCCTGGAACGAACATTAGTCTATGGTGCTATTGGATATGCAGGAGGATCTGCAACTATTGGATTGATTGGCGTTTCTAATGCGCCCTTAGCTCTCAGCGGACCATACATTTTGTATACAGGAGCATCATGGATGATTAACAAACCCATCGAAAAATTTTCCAGAGATGCCTATCACTCACCGCCAGATCAATTCAGAGGTAATCTCACAGACTTTAGAAGAAGACGAAATAGTGCTGTCGAGGTTCTCCGTAGAGATAGAGATCGTTTATGGAATTATTGATACTCTAATGATTTTTGTGAAAGTGATCACTTTATGAAACAATCATCACAACAAATTCTCAGTTATATTGTAGGTATATGCGCTATTCTAAACTCATGTTCCGCTACAGGACCAACATTCATAGACGCAAAAAAATCAGATAGTTTTGCTTTAATTTATATATATCGTCCAAATGTTTTTTGTGGCAGTGCACGTAAACCCGACATATCTATTAATGATAATAAAATATTAGAGCTTCAAAATAACGGATATACTCAAATTTA
Above is a window of SAR324 cluster bacterium DNA encoding:
- a CDS encoding DUF2846 domain-containing protein produces the protein MSVACSATGTLYNDDLSLSDKYIIIYRPDHFCGILGTPDVIINDHLILKIKNNGYTKVVADPGEYTIEIKFSGIPGANVYKLIQVQKEYRYYLKYKIGCSIYGIINFPTTLQIMKYENALSELAHTHFQPPLIEHVEPVESTQ
- a CDS encoding RHS repeat-associated core domain-containing protein, yielding MTDEDNDQVEGFLYYPHGEMMTNGQEMNNQVNHLFAGHEYDQETGLYYMKARFYDPKTARFLTPDTIIPDPYRPSAYHRYAWVENDFLNATDPTGHFKVPSVSVNFDKPDWVKDLQHGADQTLQQTFSAFGQGVNHGLNNLAYGVNTFAHTAGTGVGNLAQSVGIPANPVDGLNSLRNHVVDAFHGGMHGVHVSVIGLHRNFEQVGMWGTRNQHETATIAGLGAGAVCASTGVGLAVAGACAGSTYGFVSAMYENKGTEEILERTLVYGAIGYAGGSATIGLIGVSNAPLALSGPYILYTGASWMINKPIEKFSRDAYHSPPDQFRGNLTDFRRRRNSAVEVLRRDRDRLWNY